In Arthrobacter burdickii, one DNA window encodes the following:
- a CDS encoding metal ABC transporter permease — protein MDFQEIFSAIFTFDNYAQLLPLVRNSLIAGAVLGLLGGLIGMFVMMRDLAFAVHGIAELSFAGAAFALLAGANVVAGSLVGSVLAALVLGLMGIRARDRNSIIGVVMPFGLGLGILFLALYEGRAANKFGLLTGQIVSVDDVQLNLLVGCAVVVILALTAIWRPLTFASADADLAEARGVPVRGLSILFMVLLGIAVALSIQVVGALLVLALLITPAAAALKVTSAPGPAVLLSVVFACTSVVGGILLALGGRIPISPYVTTISFAIYLVCRFISSRRSARRSRSPRVAEPVPGRAVPTGS, from the coding sequence ATGGACTTCCAGGAGATCTTCAGCGCCATCTTCACCTTCGACAACTACGCGCAGCTGCTGCCCCTCGTCCGGAACTCGCTGATCGCCGGAGCGGTCCTCGGGCTGCTCGGGGGTCTCATCGGGATGTTCGTGATGATGCGGGACCTCGCCTTCGCGGTCCACGGCATCGCCGAACTCTCCTTCGCCGGCGCGGCCTTCGCGCTCCTCGCAGGAGCCAACGTGGTCGCCGGTTCGCTCGTCGGGTCCGTCCTCGCCGCGCTCGTCCTCGGGCTGATGGGGATCCGGGCACGGGACAGGAACTCCATCATCGGTGTCGTCATGCCCTTCGGCCTCGGCCTGGGGATCCTGTTCCTCGCCCTGTACGAGGGCCGCGCTGCCAACAAGTTCGGCCTGCTCACCGGGCAGATCGTCTCGGTCGACGACGTGCAGCTCAACCTGCTCGTCGGGTGCGCGGTCGTCGTCATCCTCGCGCTGACCGCGATCTGGCGGCCCCTGACCTTCGCCAGTGCCGACGCAGACCTCGCGGAAGCACGTGGGGTACCCGTGCGGGGACTCTCGATCCTCTTCATGGTGCTGCTGGGGATCGCGGTGGCGCTGTCCATCCAGGTCGTCGGAGCACTCCTGGTCCTCGCGCTTCTCATCACGCCGGCCGCCGCGGCACTGAAGGTCACCTCGGCGCCCGGTCCCGCCGTCCTGCTCAGCGTGGTGTTCGCCTGCACATCCGTGGTGGGCGGCATCCTGCTGGCGCTCGGCGGGCGCATCCCGATCAGTCCTTACGTGACCACGATCTCCTTCGCGATTTACCTCGTGTGCCGCTTCATCAGTTCGCGGCGATCGGCGCGGCGGTCCAGGAGTCCGCGGGTCGCCGAACCCGTGCCGGGACGTGCGGTGCCGACAGGTTCCTGA
- a CDS encoding MarR family winged helix-turn-helix transcriptional regulator produces the protein MKPSDARQGAGYWYPPSGEGAAARPATGVDVLNALRAYRAVESGLRRSLSQRLNVNETDLAALRYLLAVWQQDQGASPKELALALGISSASTTLVIDRLERAGYIRRRRHPVDRRAVILEPGEKATDEFQAAFDIEKRGVLAAADSLTREETETVTRFLRSMEQAITDAVGEPDRVPGS, from the coding sequence ATGAAACCTTCGGACGCACGGCAGGGAGCCGGCTACTGGTACCCCCCGTCCGGAGAAGGAGCGGCCGCTCGGCCCGCGACCGGGGTCGACGTGCTCAACGCACTGAGGGCCTACCGCGCCGTGGAGAGCGGACTCCGTCGAAGCCTCAGCCAGCGGCTGAACGTCAACGAGACGGACCTCGCCGCACTCCGCTACCTCCTCGCCGTATGGCAGCAGGACCAGGGCGCGAGCCCCAAGGAACTCGCACTCGCACTCGGCATCTCGAGCGCATCGACGACCCTCGTGATCGACCGCCTCGAAAGGGCCGGCTACATCCGCAGGCGCCGTCACCCCGTCGATCGCCGCGCGGTCATCCTCGAGCCGGGCGAGAAGGCCACCGACGAATTCCAGGCGGCCTTCGACATCGAGAAACGGGGAGTCCTGGCGGCGGCGGACAGCCTCACCCGCGAGGAGACGGAGACCGTCACCCGCTTCCTGCGGAGCATGGAGCAGGCCATCACCGACGCGGTCGGCGAGCCGGACCGCGTCCCCGGCTCCTGA
- a CDS encoding MarR family winged helix-turn-helix transcriptional regulator, giving the protein MTPSDSSAPVEPSTFAAESGVREDSGRLEGLVEAVRCYRNAESFMRGKSRDSMHLGKTDMTALRLMLRAGQAGSPLTAAALARELEISTAATTVLIDRLEKSGHAERRRSGTDGRSIEIWPTAATDNEVRSTMGTMHERMMEIAAALSPEESDTIRRFLDDLGKAMLELDFSFPEPERPGA; this is encoded by the coding sequence GTGACGCCTTCCGACAGCTCCGCCCCGGTGGAGCCGAGCACGTTCGCAGCCGAATCCGGTGTCCGCGAGGACTCCGGTCGCCTCGAGGGCCTGGTCGAGGCAGTGCGCTGCTACCGCAACGCGGAGAGCTTCATGCGAGGCAAGAGCCGCGACTCGATGCACCTGGGGAAGACGGACATGACGGCACTGCGCCTGATGCTCCGCGCAGGGCAGGCGGGAAGCCCTCTTACCGCCGCCGCACTCGCGCGCGAGCTCGAGATCTCCACCGCCGCCACCACCGTCCTGATCGACCGCCTCGAGAAGAGCGGCCACGCCGAGCGGCGCCGGAGCGGAACCGACGGACGCTCCATCGAGATCTGGCCCACGGCCGCCACGGACAACGAGGTGCGCTCGACCATGGGCACGATGCACGAGCGGATGATGGAGATCGCCGCCGCCCTCTCACCCGAGGAGAGCGACACCATCCGCCGTTTCCTCGACGACCTGGGAAAGGCCATGCTCGAACTCGACTTCTCGTTCCCGGAGCCGGAACGCCCCGGGGCTTGA
- a CDS encoding Fur family transcriptional regulator has translation MTPEATSEAVPTAVSGSVPVSSPDPAPAPQPARKEQRVTRQRRAVSAALDALADFVSTQELHRVLHDRGESVSLATTYRILQSMADDGLVDVLRNGDNEAVYRRCAVEHHHHHLLCRNCGRAVEVEAPAVEQWAARIAAEHGFTDAAHTVEIHGVCPDCAALAAGS, from the coding sequence ATGACGCCTGAGGCGACATCCGAGGCAGTACCGACGGCAGTCTCCGGGTCGGTCCCGGTGTCGAGCCCGGATCCGGCCCCGGCACCGCAGCCTGCCCGCAAGGAGCAGCGCGTCACGCGCCAGCGGCGGGCCGTCAGCGCCGCCCTCGACGCACTGGCCGACTTCGTCAGCACGCAGGAACTCCACCGGGTGCTGCACGACCGCGGGGAATCGGTGTCCCTCGCCACCACCTACCGCATCCTCCAGTCCATGGCCGACGACGGTTTGGTGGACGTGCTGCGCAACGGTGACAACGAGGCGGTCTACCGCCGGTGCGCCGTCGAACATCACCACCACCACCTGCTGTGCCGGAACTGCGGACGGGCCGTGGAAGTCGAGGCGCCCGCCGTCGAGCAATGGGCCGCGCGCATCGCCGCAGAACACGGGTTCACCGATGCCGCCCATACTGTCGAGATCCACGGGGTCTGTCCGGACTGCGCGGCGCTCGCAGCAGGGTCCTGA
- a CDS encoding MBL fold metallo-hydrolase, translating to MLLTKFTHSCVRFEQDGRALVVDPGTFSEVEEALEGAGAVLVTHEHPDHIDLDRVVAALSRNLSVELWAPRGVADAVREGLGDAAGERVHAVAGGEEFSAAGFGVRTFGGQHALIHPLVPLVANVGFLIDGVYHPGDSFIVPDGIDVDTLLVPVHAPWSKLAEVVDFVVSVRAPRAFQIHDALLNDTGLGMVEGHVTRLGSRYGTAFAHLAVRESIEI from the coding sequence ATGCTGCTCACGAAGTTCACCCATTCCTGCGTACGGTTCGAGCAGGACGGGCGCGCACTCGTCGTCGACCCCGGAACGTTCTCCGAGGTCGAGGAAGCCCTCGAGGGCGCCGGCGCCGTCCTGGTCACCCACGAGCACCCGGACCACATCGACCTGGACAGGGTCGTCGCGGCGCTGTCCCGGAACCTGTCCGTGGAGCTGTGGGCGCCACGGGGCGTGGCCGACGCGGTCCGCGAGGGCCTGGGCGACGCCGCAGGGGAGCGGGTCCACGCCGTGGCCGGCGGCGAGGAGTTCTCCGCCGCGGGGTTCGGTGTGCGGACCTTCGGCGGACAGCACGCACTCATCCATCCGCTGGTCCCGCTCGTCGCCAACGTGGGCTTCCTGATCGACGGCGTCTACCATCCGGGTGACTCGTTCATCGTGCCGGATGGCATCGACGTCGACACCCTCCTTGTCCCCGTGCATGCGCCGTGGTCGAAACTGGCGGAAGTGGTGGACTTCGTCGTCTCCGTCCGTGCGCCCCGCGCGTTCCAGATCCACGATGCCCTCCTCAATGACACGGGACTGGGCATGGTCGAGGGCCACGTGACGCGCCTCGGTTCGCGGTACGGCACAGCCTTCGCCCACCTCGCGGTCCGCGAGAGCATCGAGATCTGA
- a CDS encoding sulfurtransferase translates to MKTLMDVQELQDRMTSGAQTLLLDVRWSLGDPAGHEHYRAAHIPGAVYVDLETQLCAPGGPGLGRHPLPDADALQEAARQWGLDDGDTVVAYDDSGNLAAARLWWLLRDAGFASVRLLDGGLTAWRAAGFDVEGGEERHCVGNVHLSTGHMPVVSIPDLLEPSGVDVLLDARAGERFRGEQEPVDPQAGHVPGAVSAPTTDNLGDDRRFRPVEELRSRFASLGADRGRVAVYCGSGITAAHEIAALEIAGIDAALFPGSWSQWSTTQGLPVVTGG, encoded by the coding sequence ATGAAGACTCTGATGGATGTGCAGGAGCTGCAGGACCGGATGACCTCCGGCGCGCAGACTCTCCTGCTCGATGTTCGCTGGTCCCTGGGCGACCCCGCCGGCCACGAGCATTACCGTGCAGCTCACATACCGGGCGCCGTGTACGTGGACCTGGAGACGCAGCTGTGCGCTCCCGGTGGGCCCGGTCTCGGCCGCCATCCGCTTCCCGACGCCGATGCCCTGCAGGAAGCCGCCCGCCAGTGGGGGCTCGACGACGGGGACACGGTGGTCGCCTACGACGATTCGGGCAACCTCGCCGCCGCGCGCCTCTGGTGGCTCCTGCGCGATGCCGGGTTCGCATCGGTTCGCCTGCTCGACGGCGGCCTCACTGCCTGGCGCGCAGCCGGGTTCGACGTCGAGGGCGGGGAGGAGCGGCACTGCGTGGGCAACGTCCATCTCTCCACGGGTCATATGCCGGTGGTCTCGATCCCCGACCTCCTCGAGCCGTCAGGAGTCGACGTCCTCCTCGACGCCCGGGCCGGGGAACGCTTCCGGGGTGAGCAGGAGCCGGTCGACCCACAGGCCGGCCATGTCCCCGGGGCGGTCAGCGCACCCACGACGGACAACCTGGGCGATGACAGGCGCTTCCGGCCGGTCGAGGAACTCCGGAGCCGCTTCGCCTCGCTGGGCGCCGACCGCGGGAGGGTCGCGGTCTACTGCGGGTCGGGCATCACGGCCGCCCACGAGATAGCGGCCCTCGAGATCGCGGGCATCGACGCGGCGCTGTTCCCCGGCTCCTGGTCCCAGTGGTCGACGACGCAGGGGCTGCCCGTGGTGACGGGCGGCTGA
- a CDS encoding phosphatase PAP2 family protein, whose amino-acid sequence MKAHWILHGKLVVEERQVSARTRKMLYIAAVVLVLAGSGFFFLTLTDVLQKDDLATLDEPVNSWFVGHRIAAVTVVMVVLATVFGPVVLPIVVVMVTAVWIVKARHIWRPLLLAGAMTAGVVLAEVITHLVGRARPPASAMLLGSDSTYSFPSGHVLGASDFLLVGAFIVFSRRRRPGPVLAGFLAAWGGIAAQVVSRLYLGYHWLTDALASIALSLVVLGVVIALDTWRTAGTPEEPRAGPGP is encoded by the coding sequence GTGAAGGCCCATTGGATCCTCCACGGGAAGCTCGTGGTCGAGGAACGCCAGGTCAGTGCTCGAACGCGGAAGATGCTCTACATCGCGGCGGTCGTCCTGGTTCTGGCCGGCAGCGGCTTCTTCTTCCTCACCCTGACCGATGTGCTGCAGAAGGATGACCTGGCCACGCTGGACGAACCGGTCAACTCCTGGTTCGTGGGCCACCGCATCGCGGCGGTGACCGTGGTGATGGTGGTCCTGGCCACGGTTTTCGGACCTGTCGTCCTGCCGATCGTCGTCGTGATGGTGACCGCGGTCTGGATTGTCAAGGCGCGCCACATCTGGCGCCCCCTGCTCCTGGCCGGCGCCATGACCGCGGGGGTGGTCCTTGCCGAAGTGATCACGCACCTCGTCGGCCGTGCCCGCCCGCCGGCGAGTGCGATGCTGCTCGGCAGCGACAGCACGTACTCCTTCCCCTCCGGCCACGTCCTGGGAGCCTCCGATTTCCTGCTCGTCGGAGCGTTCATCGTGTTCTCCCGCCGCAGGCGCCCGGGTCCGGTGCTCGCCGGGTTCCTTGCCGCGTGGGGCGGTATTGCCGCGCAGGTGGTCAGCCGGCTCTACCTCGGCTACCACTGGCTCACCGACGCCCTCGCCTCCATTGCACTGTCCCTCGTCGTCCTGGGAGTGGTCATCGCCCTGGACACGTGGCGTACGGCAGGAACGCCGGAGGAACCACGGGCAGGTCCTGGTCCCTGA
- a CDS encoding HIT family protein encodes MPTLFTRIIDGEVPGRFVWQDDDVVAFLTIAPITPGHTLVVPRREIEHWLEADSEILATVMAVAQKIGRAQQEAFGARRVGVLLEGYEVPHLHVHVWPTQSPADFDVKRVDPAPDPAAMDRAAEALRSALRDAGYGDSVPA; translated from the coding sequence ATGCCGACGCTATTCACCCGTATCATCGACGGCGAGGTGCCCGGGCGGTTCGTGTGGCAGGACGACGACGTCGTCGCGTTCCTCACGATCGCGCCCATCACCCCCGGCCACACGCTCGTGGTGCCGCGCCGGGAGATCGAGCACTGGCTGGAGGCCGACTCCGAAATCCTGGCGACGGTGATGGCTGTCGCGCAGAAGATCGGCCGGGCGCAGCAGGAAGCCTTCGGGGCCCGGCGCGTGGGGGTCCTGCTCGAGGGCTACGAGGTGCCCCACCTCCACGTCCACGTCTGGCCGACCCAGTCGCCTGCGGACTTCGACGTCAAGCGGGTGGACCCGGCACCGGATCCGGCGGCGATGGACCGGGCCGCCGAGGCTCTCCGCAGCGCGCTGCGGGACGCCGGGTACGGCGACTCCGTGCCTGCCTGA
- the hrpA gene encoding ATP-dependent RNA helicase HrpA yields MALTISYPADLPVSERRADIMAAIAANQVTIIAGETGSGKTTQIPKMCLELGLAEHGLIGHTQPRRLAARTVAERIAEELQVDLGEEVGYQVRFTGSVGRKTKIKLMTDGILLAEIQHDRMLRKYSTIIIDEAHERSLNIDFILGYLRRILPERPDLKVIITSATIDPERFAAHFAADAAIEDTSPAPIIEVSGRTYPVEIRYRPLDQPPGGLDDGDGGADSELEEERDPLDAVCDAVDELSLEAPGDILVFFSGEREIRDAADALRARIQSTARLRGTEVLPLFARLSLEEQHRVFRPTGSHRRIVLATNVAETSLTVPGIKYVIDTGTARISRYSHRTKVQRLPIERVSQASANQRSGRSGRVSNGIAIRLYSEEDFASRRPFTEPEILRTSLAAVILQMAAMGVTRGPKDIAEFPFVEPPETKAINDGVALLRELGALKDDGSLSAVGRKLAQLPVDPRLGRMIVEAGSRGSVKEVMVLAAALTIQDPRERPSADQPAKQQQAAEKHKRFVDENSDFTAYLNLWRYLQEKQDELSSTQFRKLCRTEFINYLRVREWQDLFQQLRQLAKPLGITLPAGPVDPVGLHEQIHISLLSGLLSNIGLYDQRKREYAGARGTRFAVFPGSALFKKSPDWVMAAELVETSRLWARVVARIDPLWAEQVAPHLVKRTYSEPHWSKKMGAVMAYEKVTLYGVPIVPQRRINYGRIDREVARELFIRHALVEGDWKTHHTFFSRNQARLAEVEELENRLRRRDLRVDDETLFEFYDQRISADVVSERHFDSWWKTARQDRPDLLDFDPEKLLSEDAAELDEEAFPSVWHQAGFDLPLAYEFSPLTPGAHDGVTVTIPVLFLNQLDPKPFRWQIPGQRVDLVTALIKSLPKQVRKNFVPAPDVARAAVATLESDFDPAQDDLEASLELALRRLRGHVIPPGSWNWSAVPQHLLMMFRIVDAGGRVLDESRDLESLKESLAPAVSRAIAQSLGATPGSTRPAGGPGRGGGRGKGATGPAGRGDNGSHPSGRGSGRTAGAAEAQPAGMSSSSSGTPRGGVAVAPAVAERTGEKTWVFGTLEREVSRTVAGHRVTGFPALVDEGSSVGLRVFPTAGEQAAAMRAGIIRLLSLRIPSPAKYVLEHLSNTEKLTFSQNPHGSVAELIRDCSLAAIDKLVPEELPWTEEAFSRLYEEVRAELIDTVFTVTATVEKVLSSNRRIQKQLKGTTSLALITALNDIRSQLEHLVYPGFVAATGYAQLFHLPRYLKAIEVRLEKLPTNVQRDGVGMAAVQRLEDEYDDAVASLAAGRHRPAALTRVRWMIEELRVSLFAQDLGTAYSVSEKRVRTALNEALAATR; encoded by the coding sequence ATGGCACTGACAATCTCCTACCCCGCGGACCTTCCCGTCTCGGAACGCCGGGCAGACATCATGGCTGCCATCGCAGCGAACCAGGTCACCATCATCGCCGGCGAGACCGGCTCCGGGAAGACGACACAGATCCCCAAGATGTGCCTCGAACTCGGCCTGGCCGAGCACGGGCTGATCGGCCATACCCAGCCACGGCGGCTCGCCGCCCGCACGGTCGCCGAGCGTATCGCCGAGGAACTCCAGGTGGACCTCGGCGAGGAGGTCGGCTACCAGGTCCGCTTCACCGGGTCGGTGGGCCGGAAGACGAAGATCAAGCTGATGACCGACGGCATCCTGCTCGCCGAGATCCAGCACGACCGGATGCTGCGCAAGTACAGCACCATCATCATCGACGAGGCCCACGAGCGCAGCCTCAACATCGACTTCATCCTCGGCTACCTTCGGCGCATCCTGCCCGAGCGGCCCGACCTCAAGGTCATCATCACCTCGGCGACCATCGACCCGGAGCGGTTCGCGGCCCACTTCGCCGCCGATGCCGCCATAGAGGACACCTCCCCCGCGCCCATCATCGAGGTCTCCGGGCGCACCTACCCCGTGGAGATCCGGTACCGTCCGCTCGACCAGCCGCCGGGCGGACTCGACGACGGCGACGGCGGAGCGGACAGCGAGCTGGAGGAGGAACGCGACCCGCTCGACGCCGTGTGCGACGCCGTGGACGAACTCTCGCTCGAGGCCCCCGGGGACATCCTCGTGTTCTTCTCCGGCGAGCGCGAGATCCGCGACGCTGCCGACGCCCTCCGCGCCCGCATCCAGTCCACGGCACGCCTGCGCGGCACGGAGGTCCTGCCCCTGTTCGCCCGGCTCTCGCTCGAGGAGCAGCACCGCGTCTTCCGTCCCACGGGCAGCCACCGCCGCATCGTGCTCGCGACGAACGTCGCCGAGACGTCCCTGACGGTCCCCGGCATCAAGTACGTGATCGACACCGGGACCGCGCGCATCTCCCGTTACTCCCACCGCACGAAGGTGCAGCGCCTGCCCATCGAGCGCGTCTCGCAGGCGTCGGCGAACCAGCGGTCGGGCCGCAGCGGGCGCGTCTCGAACGGCATCGCGATCCGCCTCTACTCCGAGGAGGACTTCGCCTCGCGCAGGCCCTTCACGGAGCCCGAGATCCTGCGGACGAGCCTCGCGGCCGTCATCCTCCAGATGGCCGCAATGGGTGTCACGCGTGGCCCGAAGGACATCGCCGAGTTCCCCTTCGTGGAGCCTCCCGAGACCAAGGCCATCAACGACGGCGTCGCCCTGCTGCGCGAACTCGGGGCGCTGAAGGACGACGGCAGCCTGTCCGCGGTGGGCCGCAAGCTCGCCCAGCTCCCCGTGGACCCCCGCCTCGGCCGCATGATCGTGGAGGCGGGCTCGCGCGGCTCGGTGAAGGAGGTCATGGTCCTCGCCGCCGCGCTGACCATCCAGGACCCGCGCGAGCGGCCCTCGGCGGACCAGCCGGCGAAGCAGCAGCAGGCGGCCGAGAAGCACAAGCGCTTCGTCGACGAGAACTCCGACTTCACCGCCTACCTCAACCTCTGGCGCTACCTCCAGGAGAAGCAGGACGAGCTCTCCTCCACCCAGTTCCGGAAGCTGTGCCGGACCGAGTTCATCAACTACCTGCGCGTGCGGGAGTGGCAGGACCTCTTCCAGCAGCTGCGCCAGCTCGCGAAGCCCCTCGGCATCACCCTGCCGGCCGGCCCCGTGGACCCGGTGGGACTGCACGAGCAGATCCACATCAGCCTGCTCTCGGGCCTGCTGAGCAACATCGGGCTCTACGACCAGCGCAAGCGCGAGTACGCCGGTGCGCGCGGGACGCGTTTCGCCGTCTTCCCCGGGTCGGCGCTCTTCAAGAAGTCACCGGACTGGGTCATGGCCGCCGAGCTCGTGGAGACCTCGCGGCTGTGGGCCCGCGTCGTCGCCCGCATCGACCCGCTGTGGGCGGAGCAGGTCGCGCCGCACCTGGTGAAGCGCACCTACAGCGAGCCCCACTGGTCGAAGAAGATGGGCGCCGTGATGGCCTACGAGAAGGTGACGCTCTACGGCGTGCCGATCGTGCCGCAGCGCCGCATCAATTACGGCCGGATCGACCGCGAGGTCGCCCGCGAGCTGTTCATCCGGCATGCCCTCGTCGAAGGCGACTGGAAGACGCACCACACCTTCTTCAGCCGCAACCAGGCCCGGCTCGCCGAGGTGGAGGAACTGGAGAACCGCCTGCGCCGGCGCGACCTGCGCGTGGACGACGAGACGCTGTTCGAGTTCTACGACCAGCGGATCAGTGCCGACGTGGTGTCCGAGAGGCACTTCGACTCCTGGTGGAAGACCGCCCGCCAGGACCGCCCCGACCTGCTCGACTTCGACCCGGAGAAGCTCCTGAGCGAGGATGCCGCGGAGCTCGACGAGGAGGCCTTCCCCAGCGTGTGGCACCAGGCGGGCTTCGACCTGCCCCTGGCCTACGAGTTCTCGCCCCTGACCCCGGGTGCGCACGACGGCGTCACCGTGACCATCCCCGTCCTGTTCCTCAACCAGCTCGACCCGAAGCCGTTCCGCTGGCAGATCCCGGGCCAGCGCGTCGACCTCGTCACGGCCCTGATCAAGTCCCTGCCGAAACAGGTACGGAAGAACTTCGTGCCCGCTCCGGATGTCGCCCGGGCGGCGGTCGCCACCCTCGAGTCGGACTTTGACCCCGCGCAGGACGACCTCGAGGCATCCCTCGAGCTCGCCCTGCGGCGCCTGCGCGGACACGTCATCCCGCCGGGATCGTGGAACTGGTCGGCTGTCCCCCAGCACCTGCTGATGATGTTCCGTATCGTCGACGCGGGTGGCCGGGTGCTCGACGAGTCACGCGACCTCGAGTCGCTGAAGGAATCCCTGGCACCGGCGGTGAGCCGCGCCATCGCGCAGTCCCTCGGCGCCACTCCGGGCAGCACGCGGCCCGCGGGCGGACCCGGGCGCGGCGGTGGCCGCGGGAAGGGCGCCACCGGCCCTGCCGGTCGCGGCGACAACGGCAGCCATCCCTCCGGCCGGGGATCCGGGCGCACCGCCGGCGCAGCGGAAGCACAGCCGGCGGGCATGTCGTCCTCCTCGTCCGGCACGCCCCGCGGAGGCGTCGCCGTCGCGCCCGCCGTGGCCGAGCGGACCGGCGAGAAGACCTGGGTGTTCGGAACCCTCGAACGCGAGGTGTCGCGCACCGTCGCCGGCCACCGCGTCACGGGTTTCCCCGCCCTCGTCGACGAGGGCTCCTCCGTGGGCCTGAGGGTCTTCCCCACGGCGGGTGAGCAGGCCGCCGCGATGCGGGCCGGCATCATCCGGCTCCTCTCCCTGCGCATCCCGAGCCCGGCGAAGTACGTGCTCGAGCACCTGAGCAACACGGAGAAGCTCACGTTCAGCCAGAACCCGCACGGCAGCGTCGCGGAACTGATCCGGGACTGCTCCCTGGCAGCCATCGACAAGCTCGTGCCGGAGGAGCTGCCCTGGACCGAGGAAGCCTTCTCCCGGTTGTACGAGGAGGTCCGCGCCGAACTGATCGACACGGTCTTCACGGTGACGGCGACGGTCGAGAAGGTGCTCTCCAGCAACCGGCGTATCCAGAAGCAGCTCAAGGGCACCACGAGTCTCGCGCTGATCACGGCCCTCAACGACATCCGGAGCCAGCTCGAGCACCTCGTCTACCCCGGCTTCGTGGCCGCGACGGGCTACGCGCAGCTCTTCCACCTGCCTCGGTACCTCAAGGCCATCGAGGTGCGGCTGGAGAAGCTGCCGACCAACGTGCAGCGCGACGGCGTCGGCATGGCCGCCGTTCAGCGGCTGGAGGACGAGTACGACGACGCCGTCGCGTCCCTCGCGGCCGGACGGCACCGCCCCGCCGCCCTCACCCGTGTGCGCTGGATGATCGAGGAGCTCCGCGTCAGCCTGTTCGCGCAGGATCTGGGCACGGCGTACTCGGTGTCCGAGAAGCGGGTGCGGACAGCGCTCAACGAGGCACTCGCGGCGACGCGCTGA
- a CDS encoding DUF58 domain-containing protein, with protein sequence MARRAEARSPVWALAVIITLVCIVAGLVAGRPDTVALATPFALLALAGRPGPRATGEPPVRITADRRAGGSRLRLVLAPQLPGGGAAGRRLVAVTLAAPGCPPDALVLRADEECPLLVDAPLSGELDVLSYGAAGFRPDLSGAAPFVAAPPVRVSILPPVGPALAHPVSRRLVGLAGTHASRRPGEGGELRSIAPLQPGDRLRRIDWRATARRSADQDRLMVRRTFADAEASVLLVIDQGHDLPASTAAWFAAGPQRLVPGSLHVARAAATTVAASYLAVGDRVGLDDLSGTRRALRSAAGVRHLEQIRTRLAGTSVVPRRRRRRDPAPPRGAVVVVFSAFLDAEPARLLRLWHAQGHLVAGVDCMPPLDRSESTVAQAQAVRLTLLRRCLLIEDLQREGIPVFRGASADPRLDGRTGSSGAAGDSGTYPGADSGADPGTDLAMGLRLLARQAGRRTGLGFGQGSPQGSGWSVP encoded by the coding sequence GTGGCTAGGCGCGCCGAGGCGCGGTCCCCCGTGTGGGCCCTTGCCGTCATCATCACACTGGTCTGCATCGTGGCCGGGCTCGTGGCCGGCCGTCCGGACACGGTCGCCCTCGCCACCCCGTTCGCCCTCCTCGCCCTCGCGGGACGCCCGGGCCCGCGGGCCACCGGGGAACCCCCGGTGCGCATCACCGCAGACCGGAGGGCCGGGGGCTCCCGCCTCCGGCTGGTGCTCGCCCCGCAGCTACCCGGCGGAGGTGCAGCGGGGCGCCGGCTGGTCGCGGTCACCCTCGCCGCACCGGGATGCCCGCCCGACGCGCTGGTCCTGCGGGCCGACGAGGAATGTCCCCTGCTGGTGGATGCGCCGCTCTCGGGAGAACTCGACGTCCTGTCCTACGGCGCGGCCGGCTTCAGGCCCGACCTCTCGGGCGCAGCGCCGTTCGTGGCGGCCCCGCCCGTTCGCGTCAGCATCCTCCCGCCGGTCGGACCGGCCCTCGCGCACCCCGTGTCCCGACGCCTCGTAGGCCTTGCCGGAACGCATGCGTCGCGGCGGCCGGGAGAGGGCGGCGAGCTCAGGTCGATCGCGCCGCTGCAGCCCGGTGACCGGCTGCGACGCATCGACTGGCGTGCCACGGCGCGCCGCTCGGCGGACCAGGACCGGCTCATGGTGCGCCGCACCTTCGCCGACGCCGAGGCATCCGTCCTCCTCGTCATCGACCAGGGACACGACCTCCCGGCGTCGACCGCCGCATGGTTCGCCGCCGGGCCGCAGCGGCTCGTTCCGGGATCGCTCCACGTGGCGCGCGCCGCCGCCACGACGGTGGCCGCGTCCTATCTCGCCGTCGGCGACCGCGTGGGTCTGGACGACCTCTCCGGCACACGCAGGGCTCTGCGCTCGGCGGCCGGCGTCCGGCACCTCGAGCAGATCCGGACCCGTCTCGCGGGCACGTCGGTCGTTCCGCGACGGCGACGGCGCCGGGACCCCGCGCCGCCCCGGGGCGCCGTCGTCGTCGTGTTCTCCGCCTTCCTCGACGCGGAACCGGCGCGACTCCTGCGCCTGTGGCACGCGCAGGGCCACCTTGTCGCCGGCGTCGACTGCATGCCACCGCTGGACCGCAGCGAGTCGACGGTGGCGCAGGCACAGGCCGTGCGGCTCACGCTCCTCCGGCGATGCCTGCTGATCGAGGACCTGCAGCGCGAGGGCATCCCCGTGTTCCGGGGAGCTTCTGCGGACCCCCGGCTGGACGGACGCACCGGCTCGAGCGGAGCAGCCGGGGATTCCGGAACCTACCCAGGGGCGGATTCAGGGGCGGATCCCGGCACGGACCTCGCCATGGGTCTGCGGCTGCTGGCGCGCCAGGCCGGCAGGCGCACCGGGCTGGGTTTCGGACAGGGCTCCCCGCAGGGCTCGGGCTGGAGCGTCCCGTGA